A DNA window from Candidatus Eisenbacteria bacterium contains the following coding sequences:
- a CDS encoding M28 family peptidase produces MASRLGSTPSSASSPARRSPARLARAARGLTLSVVLALAAISSCGRPAEAFDGKRAFAWLTRQVDMGPRAPGTATHDSCFAFLVSTLRGYTPHVETDTFYYDSPSLKGEVRLLNVVARFRPEIEQRVVLGAHWDTRPWADRDPVPARRSLPVPGANDGASGVAVLLELARHLGSRNPPTVGVDLVLFDGEDLGTEEDPNGWFRGSHRYVERISDRKPPLFAIVIDMVGKKDLTLHWEGHSRAQASNVVDLVWEEARALGVRSFRSDVRHTVFDDHIPFLNAGIPAVVLIDFDYPEWHTTRDTPDKCSPESLEGVGRVLLSLITKPGFLHN; encoded by the coding sequence GTGGCATCACGCTTGGGCTCAACGCCCAGTTCCGCTTCTAGTCCCGCCCGGCGATCGCCGGCGCGGCTGGCGCGGGCGGCGCGCGGTCTCACGCTCTCCGTCGTCCTCGCCCTCGCCGCCATCAGCTCCTGCGGCCGTCCGGCCGAGGCCTTCGACGGGAAGCGCGCCTTCGCGTGGCTGACGCGACAGGTCGACATGGGACCGCGAGCGCCCGGCACCGCGACCCATGACTCCTGCTTCGCCTTCCTCGTCTCGACACTCCGGGGCTACACGCCCCACGTGGAGACGGACACCTTCTATTACGACTCCCCCAGCCTCAAAGGCGAGGTGAGGCTCCTGAACGTGGTCGCCCGCTTCCGCCCGGAGATCGAGCAGCGCGTCGTCCTCGGCGCGCACTGGGACACGCGCCCGTGGGCGGACCGCGACCCGGTTCCCGCGCGGCGAAGCCTCCCCGTGCCCGGAGCCAACGACGGCGCGTCGGGCGTGGCCGTGCTCCTCGAGCTGGCCCGGCACCTCGGGAGCCGGAATCCGCCCACCGTGGGCGTGGATCTCGTGCTCTTCGACGGGGAGGACCTCGGCACGGAAGAGGATCCGAACGGATGGTTCCGGGGATCGCACCGCTACGTGGAGCGGATCTCCGACCGGAAGCCGCCCCTCTTCGCCATCGTGATCGACATGGTCGGAAAGAAGGACCTGACCCTCCACTGGGAGGGGCACTCGCGGGCGCAGGCCTCGAACGTCGTGGACCTGGTCTGGGAGGAGGCACGCGCCCTCGGCGTCCGGAGCTTCCGGTCGGACGTGCGGCACACCGTGTTCGACGACCACATTCCGTTCCTGAACGCCGGCATCCCCGCCGTCGTCCTGATCGACTTCGATTACCCGGAATGGCACACCACCCGCGACACGCCCGACAAGTGCTCCCCGGAGAGCCTCGAGGGGGTCGGTCGGGTCCTCCTAAGCCTCATCACGAAGCCCGGTTTCCTCCATAACTGA
- a CDS encoding bifunctional riboflavin kinase/FMN adenylyltransferase, whose translation MTATGARPIALAIGVFDGLHRGHREVMRALTERARSIRGAAWVATFDPHPDTVVRGVPDRPWITPPEERAAILHGWGVDRVETVRFDPEIQALSPEGFLDRVLGPGAPLQVIVAGPDFRMGKGRAGDRAYLESLGAKRGFAFLEVPFLAGEGGKLSSTRLREVIAAGRMEEAEAMMGRRYALEGTVGSGAGRGAGLGFPTANLEVQPQKLLPAPGIYLSECAVGGKPCPSVTYIGSAGTFGPGPVRVEVHLMDYAGSLRGSRLKALLISQIRADKVFSSKEALVSAMEEDLARARALWASAGSSISSRGS comes from the coding sequence ATGACCGCGACGGGCGCGCGACCGATCGCGCTCGCGATCGGAGTGTTCGACGGGCTCCATCGCGGGCATCGCGAGGTGATGAGAGCCCTCACGGAGCGGGCCCGCTCGATCCGGGGAGCCGCGTGGGTGGCGACGTTCGATCCTCACCCGGACACGGTGGTGCGCGGCGTTCCGGACCGCCCGTGGATCACGCCGCCGGAAGAGCGCGCGGCGATCCTCCACGGGTGGGGCGTGGACCGGGTCGAGACCGTCCGCTTCGATCCCGAGATCCAGGCGCTCTCGCCCGAGGGGTTCCTGGATCGAGTGCTCGGGCCGGGCGCGCCCCTCCAGGTGATCGTGGCGGGCCCGGACTTCCGGATGGGGAAGGGACGCGCGGGAGATCGCGCGTACCTCGAGTCGCTCGGAGCGAAGCGCGGATTCGCCTTCCTCGAGGTCCCGTTCCTGGCCGGCGAGGGGGGCAAGCTCTCGAGCACCCGGCTCCGGGAGGTGATCGCGGCCGGACGGATGGAGGAGGCCGAAGCGATGATGGGACGGCGCTACGCGCTCGAAGGGACCGTGGGCTCGGGGGCCGGCCGTGGAGCCGGACTCGGATTCCCGACGGCCAATCTCGAGGTGCAGCCCCAGAAGCTCCTCCCCGCGCCGGGGATCTATCTCTCGGAGTGCGCGGTCGGCGGGAAGCCCTGCCCGTCGGTCACCTATATAGGGAGCGCCGGCACGTTCGGGCCGGGTCCCGTGCGGGTCGAGGTCCATCTCATGGACTACGCGGGGAGCCTTCGCGGGAGCCGTTTGAAAGCGCTACTGATCTCCCAGATCCGCGCCGATAAAGTGTTTAGCTCGAAGGAAGCACTCGTTTCCGCCATGGAAGAAGACCTGGCCCGCGCCCGGGCCCTCTGGGCTTCGGCCGGGTCGTCGATCTCCTCCCGTGGCTCCTGA
- a CDS encoding DUF503 domain-containing protein, which produces MRVGTLRLELFLPASDSLKAKRSVLNRVKERVRTRFHASIAEVGGQDLWQRATLGVAIVGSEPSVLDKVLHDILAAVEREDRLSVLDYQIQVD; this is translated from the coding sequence ATGAGGGTCGGCACCCTCCGGCTCGAGCTCTTCCTGCCCGCCTCGGATTCCCTCAAGGCCAAGCGGTCGGTCCTGAACCGCGTGAAGGAGCGGGTGCGCACCCGTTTCCACGCGTCGATCGCGGAGGTCGGTGGCCAGGACCTGTGGCAGCGGGCGACGCTGGGAGTCGCGATCGTCGGGAGCGAGCCCTCGGTGCTCGACAAGGTGCTCCACGACATCCTGGCCGCCGTCGAGCGCGAGGACCGTCTCTCCGTGCTGGACTACCAGATCCAGGTGGATTGA
- the rbfA gene encoding 30S ribosome-binding factor RbfA, translating into MSPGESPRTRRVADRIVVEMAEILTSRVEDPRLRTLTVTGAKVSRDLSAARVWVSGNVPEGEEHAVLGALRHAAPYFRSLLAPRLQLRIVPTLQFEIDRSIDTGARIERILRDLREGEAPGSDAPDPEGE; encoded by the coding sequence ATGTCGCCCGGTGAAAGTCCCAGGACCCGCCGCGTCGCCGACCGCATCGTGGTCGAGATGGCGGAGATCCTCACCTCCCGAGTGGAGGATCCGCGTCTGCGCACGCTGACCGTGACCGGCGCGAAGGTCTCGCGCGACCTCTCGGCCGCGCGCGTCTGGGTGAGCGGGAACGTGCCCGAAGGCGAGGAGCATGCGGTGCTCGGCGCGCTCCGGCACGCGGCGCCCTACTTCCGCTCGCTCCTCGCCCCGAGGCTCCAGCTGCGGATCGTGCCCACGCTGCAGTTCGAGATCGACCGCTCCATCGACACCGGGGCCAGGATCGAGCGGATCCTGCGCGACCTTCGCGAAGGCGAGGCGCCCGGGAGCGACGCTCCGGATCCGGAAGGGGAGTGA
- a CDS encoding bifunctional oligoribonuclease/PAP phosphatase NrnA produces the protein MTVPHDDFRRFLDRHDEFLILSHVDPDGDAIGSCLALAQGLRTAGKRAVIANESPLPESLRFLPGWEEVRLPAEVARVFQGVFVLDCSSVDRVGPGAAALLGPDAEIANIDHHAANDHFGSPRLVNVEASATAELVFEVLDACGIPVAPEAAECLYAGIASDTGAFRFANTTPRALRLAARLVERGAKPAFTADALYGRKSAGSLRILGLALSSLESRAGGQIGVLSIPHEMFRRAGASPEEADGIVQFAKSLNGARVGVLIQETSPGETKLSFRSDGSVDVNQVAGRFGGGGHKNAAGAKVRGDFAKVRGDVLEALDQAVNGGPPPSRG, from the coding sequence GTGACCGTGCCACACGACGACTTTCGCCGTTTCCTCGACCGCCACGACGAGTTCCTGATCCTCTCCCACGTCGATCCCGACGGGGACGCGATCGGATCCTGTCTCGCCCTCGCGCAGGGACTGCGCACGGCGGGGAAGCGCGCCGTGATCGCGAACGAGTCGCCGCTTCCCGAGAGCCTCCGGTTCCTCCCCGGCTGGGAGGAGGTCCGCCTTCCCGCCGAGGTCGCGCGCGTGTTCCAGGGCGTCTTCGTGCTCGACTGCTCGTCGGTCGACCGCGTGGGGCCCGGGGCCGCGGCGCTCCTCGGTCCGGACGCCGAGATCGCGAACATCGATCACCACGCGGCGAACGACCACTTCGGAAGTCCGAGGCTCGTGAACGTGGAGGCGAGCGCCACGGCGGAGCTCGTGTTCGAGGTGCTCGATGCCTGCGGGATCCCGGTCGCGCCCGAGGCCGCCGAGTGCCTCTACGCCGGAATCGCCTCCGACACGGGAGCCTTCCGCTTCGCGAACACGACGCCCCGCGCGCTCCGGCTCGCCGCGCGCCTCGTGGAGCGCGGCGCGAAGCCCGCCTTCACGGCGGACGCGCTCTACGGACGCAAGTCCGCCGGGAGCCTCCGCATCCTCGGCCTCGCGCTGAGCTCGCTCGAGAGCCGCGCGGGAGGCCAGATCGGGGTCCTCTCGATCCCGCACGAGATGTTCCGGCGAGCCGGCGCCTCCCCCGAAGAGGCGGACGGGATCGTGCAGTTCGCGAAGTCGCTGAACGGCGCGAGGGTCGGCGTGCTGATCCAGGAGACGAGCCCGGGCGAGACGAAGCTCTCCTTCCGCTCGGACGGATCGGTCGACGTGAACCAGGTCGCGGGCCGCTTCGGCGGAGGCGGTCACAAGAACGCCGCGGGCGCGAAGGTCCGGGGAGACTTCGCGAAGGTGCGCGGCGACGTGCTCGAGGCGCTCGACCAGGCGGTGAATGGCGGACCTCCTCCATCTCGTGGATAA
- the rimP gene encoding ribosome maturation factor RimP, with the protein MELNQLREDLTRRFRVLLEEESFDLWDLEFASQAGATVVRILVDRPPGVTLQDCAYWNKKIGRYLEAENLIQGRYVLEVGSPGIERALTRPEHYGRYVGSTLEVKLHEPRDGRRTFRGELRATGPESIVVSDPEAGTVSLPYGAIRKSHLIVDPWEGMRGQERRRKG; encoded by the coding sequence TTGGAACTGAACCAGTTGAGGGAGGACCTCACCCGGAGGTTTCGGGTCCTCCTCGAAGAAGAGTCGTTCGACCTCTGGGATCTGGAATTCGCCTCGCAGGCGGGTGCGACGGTCGTCCGCATTCTCGTGGACCGTCCGCCCGGCGTGACCCTCCAAGACTGCGCTTACTGGAACAAGAAGATCGGGCGGTACCTGGAGGCGGAGAACCTGATCCAGGGACGGTACGTCCTCGAGGTCGGATCTCCGGGGATCGAGCGCGCGCTGACGCGCCCGGAGCACTACGGGCGCTACGTCGGTTCGACCCTCGAGGTGAAGCTCCACGAGCCGCGCGACGGCCGCCGGACGTTTCGGGGGGAGCTGCGCGCGACCGGTCCGGAGTCGATCGTGGTCTCGGATCCGGAGGCGGGGACCGTGTCGCTCCCGTACGGGGCGATCCGGAAGTCGCACCTGATCGTGGATCCATGGGAAGGAATGCGCGGGCAGGAACGCCGCCGCAAAGGATAG
- the infB gene encoding translation initiation factor IF-2 → MAGAKRRVYEAAKDMGMSSEALVSILRSLQVEVKSHMSSIDESVVEQVRSKLAREKEAVKEEEARKREKAVQAAKAAAEAQRRTAPAGLTGLRGKPVKKKKRAVDEKLIRASVRRTMAEMEGTRRRRHHHKPEEGAAVGVEEAPRVIRVSEFISVAELAGHLEVKPQEVIATCMQLGIMANINRRLDRDSIMAVADEFGFEVEFVSELGEVEEEVAVEETTVLHPRPPVVTIMGHVDHGKTSLLDYIRKTNVIAGEAGGITQHIGAYEVELPSRDKITFLDTPGHEAFTAMRARGAQVTDIVVLVVAADDRVMPQTIEAIDHARAANVPILVAINKIDLPGANVEMVRQDLSKQNLLVEEWGGKTIAVPISAKQGTGVEKLLEMILLQAELLELKADPSKSARGVVIESRVEQGRGIVASVLVQKGTLRIGDPFVAGSTSGKVRAMTNERGARVAEAGPSTPVEVLGWSAAPQAGDTFAVMEDEREARELAGKRGQLQREQEFRLFKHVTLTDLYSQIKAGKVSDLLVVLKGDVDGSVEALEDSLTKLSTDEVQLRVIHRGVGQITESDVLLAAASNAVIIGFHVKPDPRATELAAKEKVDVRLYEIIYEVVADVKDAMSGLLKPEIRESVVGSAEVRQVFRTTKSGVVAGCMVLSGNIQRSARARLQREGAVVWDGKIESLRRFKDDVREVAAGYECGIALEGRDDIKEKDVIEAYVLEEVARRLS, encoded by the coding sequence ATGGCAGGGGCCAAACGACGGGTCTACGAAGCGGCGAAGGACATGGGGATGTCGAGCGAGGCGCTCGTCAGCATCCTCCGTTCCCTCCAGGTCGAGGTGAAGAGCCACATGAGCTCGATCGACGAGAGCGTGGTCGAGCAGGTGCGCTCCAAGCTCGCGCGTGAGAAGGAGGCGGTGAAGGAGGAGGAGGCCCGGAAGCGAGAGAAGGCGGTGCAGGCGGCCAAGGCCGCGGCCGAAGCGCAGCGCCGCACCGCTCCCGCGGGTCTCACCGGGCTCCGCGGGAAGCCGGTCAAGAAGAAGAAGCGCGCGGTGGACGAGAAGCTGATCCGCGCGTCGGTCCGCCGCACCATGGCCGAGATGGAAGGGACGAGGCGCCGCCGCCATCACCACAAGCCCGAGGAAGGGGCGGCGGTCGGCGTCGAAGAGGCGCCGCGCGTCATCCGCGTGAGCGAGTTCATCTCCGTCGCCGAGCTCGCCGGCCACCTCGAGGTGAAGCCGCAGGAGGTGATCGCCACCTGCATGCAGCTCGGGATCATGGCGAACATCAATCGCCGTCTCGACCGCGACTCGATCATGGCCGTCGCCGACGAGTTCGGGTTCGAGGTCGAGTTCGTCTCCGAGCTGGGCGAGGTGGAGGAAGAGGTGGCGGTCGAGGAGACCACCGTCCTCCATCCCCGGCCTCCGGTCGTGACGATCATGGGGCACGTCGACCACGGGAAGACCTCGCTCCTCGACTACATCCGCAAGACGAACGTCATCGCCGGCGAGGCCGGCGGGATCACGCAGCACATCGGCGCCTACGAGGTCGAGCTCCCGTCGCGGGACAAGATCACGTTCCTCGATACGCCGGGCCACGAAGCGTTCACCGCGATGCGGGCGCGCGGTGCGCAGGTGACCGACATCGTCGTCCTGGTGGTGGCCGCGGACGACCGCGTCATGCCGCAGACGATCGAGGCGATCGACCACGCGCGCGCCGCGAACGTTCCCATCCTGGTCGCGATCAACAAGATCGATCTCCCGGGCGCGAACGTCGAGATGGTCCGTCAGGATCTCTCGAAGCAGAACCTGCTCGTGGAGGAGTGGGGCGGGAAGACGATCGCCGTGCCGATCTCGGCGAAGCAGGGAACGGGCGTGGAGAAGCTCCTCGAGATGATCCTCCTCCAGGCGGAGCTCCTCGAACTCAAGGCCGATCCGTCCAAGTCCGCTCGCGGCGTGGTGATCGAGTCCCGGGTCGAGCAGGGGCGCGGCATCGTCGCGTCGGTGCTCGTGCAGAAGGGGACGCTCCGCATCGGAGACCCCTTCGTGGCCGGCTCCACGAGCGGCAAGGTCCGCGCCATGACGAACGAGCGCGGCGCCCGCGTCGCCGAGGCCGGCCCGTCGACGCCGGTCGAGGTGCTGGGCTGGAGCGCGGCGCCGCAGGCGGGCGACACGTTCGCCGTCATGGAGGACGAGCGCGAGGCCCGCGAGCTCGCCGGGAAACGCGGCCAGCTCCAGCGCGAGCAGGAGTTCCGCCTCTTCAAGCACGTCACGCTGACCGACCTTTACAGCCAGATCAAGGCGGGCAAGGTCAGCGATCTCCTCGTCGTGCTGAAGGGCGACGTGGACGGCTCGGTGGAGGCGCTCGAGGACTCGCTCACGAAGCTCTCGACGGACGAGGTCCAGCTCCGCGTGATCCATCGCGGCGTGGGACAGATCACCGAATCGGACGTGCTCCTCGCGGCGGCGTCGAACGCGGTCATCATCGGCTTCCACGTGAAGCCCGACCCGCGCGCGACCGAGCTCGCGGCCAAGGAGAAGGTGGACGTCCGGCTCTACGAGATCATCTACGAGGTCGTCGCCGACGTGAAGGACGCCATGTCGGGCCTCCTGAAGCCCGAGATCCGCGAGTCCGTGGTGGGCTCGGCGGAGGTGCGCCAGGTCTTCCGCACCACGAAGTCCGGCGTCGTGGCCGGCTGCATGGTGCTCTCGGGGAACATCCAGCGGAGCGCCCGCGCGCGGCTCCAGCGCGAGGGAGCGGTCGTCTGGGACGGCAAGATCGAGTCCCTGCGCCGTTTCAAGGACGACGTCCGCGAGGTCGCGGCCGGGTACGAGTGCGGCATCGCGCTCGAGGGCCGGGACGACATCAAGGAGAAGGACGTGATCGAGGCGTACGTGCTCGAGGAAGTCGCGCGCCGGCTCTCCTGA
- the nusA gene encoding transcription termination factor NusA — MAREPQVKNMNYELMEAMAQIAREKSVDKAILIETLQAGLLSAGRKRFGLNANIDVHFDDASGRIVMRLRRTVVEDADDLGMEVDLAEARGLEPEIEIGQELVQDLSLEDLGRNAIAAAKQVLVQRVREAERERIYEDYHDRVGEMVRGTVQQVDRGNIYVKLDRSEGVLPPREQIARDRYHQGDHIKAYIIAVDKLARGPQIILSRTHPEFLRRLFEAEVPEVAEKIIEIRGIAREPGSRAKVSVLSNDDKIDAVGACVGIKGSRVQAIVRELGGEKIDIVPFSHDPVVFVTRALSPAKVLEAQVVEADQKILVTVADDQLSLAIGKGGQNARLAAKLSGWKIDLISRSERERQREFEKKVRIDIEELVGAGPKLREKLIREGIETVQDLLKTPFEEILAIQGVGEKTAEKLLEEARELEAKRSRELEAEAAAAAAEAELQDSLLAAPSPTAAAVDALAEMPAEALETESPADRAEVEAAVEEAEEALEPGDEPEREDLPDEERRPIVSVEPSEEPPAGTAPGEAGAEDLPENKPPEIS; from the coding sequence GTGGCACGCGAGCCCCAGGTCAAGAACATGAACTACGAGCTGATGGAAGCGATGGCTCAGATCGCTCGGGAGAAGAGCGTCGACAAGGCCATCCTGATCGAGACGCTGCAGGCCGGCCTCCTCTCCGCGGGGAGGAAGCGCTTCGGCCTGAACGCGAACATCGACGTCCACTTCGACGACGCGAGCGGACGCATCGTGATGCGGCTTCGCCGCACCGTGGTCGAGGACGCGGACGACCTCGGCATGGAAGTGGACCTGGCCGAGGCGCGCGGGCTCGAGCCGGAGATCGAGATCGGCCAGGAGCTGGTCCAGGACCTCTCGCTCGAGGACCTCGGCAGGAACGCGATCGCCGCGGCCAAGCAGGTGCTGGTGCAGCGGGTTCGCGAGGCCGAGCGCGAGCGGATCTACGAGGACTACCACGACCGTGTCGGCGAGATGGTGCGCGGAACGGTGCAGCAGGTGGACCGCGGGAACATCTACGTGAAGCTGGACCGCTCGGAGGGGGTGCTGCCGCCGCGCGAGCAGATCGCGCGCGACCGCTACCACCAGGGCGACCACATCAAGGCGTACATCATCGCGGTGGACAAGCTGGCGAGGGGACCGCAGATCATCCTCTCCCGCACGCACCCCGAGTTCCTCCGCCGCCTCTTCGAGGCGGAGGTGCCGGAGGTGGCGGAGAAGATCATCGAGATCCGCGGCATCGCGCGGGAGCCCGGCTCCCGCGCCAAGGTGTCCGTCCTGTCGAACGACGACAAGATCGACGCGGTGGGCGCGTGCGTGGGGATCAAGGGCTCCCGCGTGCAGGCGATCGTGCGCGAGCTCGGCGGGGAGAAGATCGACATCGTTCCGTTCAGCCACGACCCCGTGGTGTTCGTCACGCGCGCCCTCTCGCCGGCCAAGGTGCTCGAGGCGCAGGTCGTGGAGGCGGACCAGAAGATCCTGGTCACCGTGGCGGACGACCAGCTCTCCCTCGCCATCGGCAAGGGGGGCCAGAACGCGCGGCTCGCGGCGAAGCTGAGCGGTTGGAAGATCGACCTCATCTCCCGCAGCGAGCGCGAGCGGCAGCGTGAGTTCGAGAAGAAGGTGCGCATCGACATCGAGGAGCTCGTGGGCGCGGGCCCGAAGCTCCGCGAGAAGCTCATCCGCGAGGGAATCGAGACCGTGCAGGATCTCCTGAAGACGCCGTTCGAGGAGATTCTCGCCATCCAGGGCGTCGGCGAGAAGACGGCCGAGAAGCTCCTGGAAGAGGCGCGCGAGCTGGAGGCGAAGCGAAGCCGGGAGCTCGAGGCGGAGGCCGCCGCCGCCGCGGCCGAGGCGGAGCTCCAGGACTCGCTCCTCGCGGCGCCGTCGCCGACCGCGGCGGCGGTGGACGCTCTGGCGGAGATGCCGGCCGAGGCGCTCGAGACGGAGTCGCCCGCGGATCGGGCCGAAGTGGAAGCGGCGGTCGAGGAAGCCGAGGAGGCGCTCGAGCCCGGTGACGAGCCGGAGCGCGAGGACCTTCCCGACGAGGAGCGGCGCCCCATCGTCAGTGTCGAGCCTAGCGAGGAGCCCCCCGCGGGCACCGCGCCGGGCGAGGCGGGCGCGGAGGATCTACCGGAGAACAAGCCGCCCGAGATCAGCTAG
- the rpsO gene encoding 30S ribosomal protein S15: MSPDRKREVIGQFKTHETDSGSAEVQIALLTERIKYLTEHFKVHKRDHHSRRGLLRMVGQRRRLLDYLKMTKIERYRLVVKELGLRK, encoded by the coding sequence TTGAGCCCAGACAGGAAGCGCGAAGTGATCGGCCAGTTCAAGACCCACGAGACCGACTCGGGGTCGGCCGAAGTCCAAATCGCTCTTCTCACCGAACGAATCAAGTACCTGACGGAGCATTTCAAGGTCCACAAGCGCGACCATCACAGTCGCCGCGGGCTGCTCCGGATGGTGGGCCAGCGCAGAAGACTGCTCGATTACCTGAAGATGACGAAGATCGAGCGCTACCGGTTGGTGGTCAAGGAGCTCGGACTCCGCAAGTAG
- the truB gene encoding tRNA pseudouridine(55) synthase TruB, translating into MADLLHLVDKPEGWTSHDAVARLRGILREERVGHAGTLDPFASGLLLVGEGRATAALAPLGLLPKRYVARARLGVVTDTQDRTGVVLSKTDRLPAAETIEPALQRFRGAIRQTPPLYSAVKVKGERLYKSARRGIEVERDDRPVHVYELALVETSLPEIALDLTVSRGTYVRTLAHDLGQALGCGAHLVSLRRLSSGPFRVEDALSCDRESGHGESDFRRRALPLHRALGFLPHVTLTDEEASRLRHGRAPSLTRDRVIAPERSWPLPPGETDWPLALTDGSGHVAGLARPWNEQAEGEPVRLLRVLAAS; encoded by the coding sequence ATGGCGGACCTCCTCCATCTCGTGGATAAGCCGGAGGGCTGGACCTCCCACGACGCCGTCGCGCGCCTGCGGGGGATCCTTCGCGAGGAGCGCGTCGGGCACGCGGGCACGCTGGATCCCTTCGCGAGCGGGCTCCTCCTCGTGGGAGAGGGGCGCGCCACCGCGGCGCTCGCGCCGCTCGGCCTCCTGCCCAAGCGGTACGTCGCCCGCGCGCGTCTCGGAGTGGTGACCGACACGCAGGACCGGACGGGCGTCGTGCTCTCGAAGACGGACCGGCTTCCCGCGGCGGAGACGATCGAGCCCGCGCTGCAGCGATTCCGCGGCGCGATCCGGCAGACGCCGCCTCTCTACTCCGCCGTGAAGGTGAAGGGGGAACGGCTCTACAAGTCCGCGCGTCGCGGCATCGAGGTGGAGCGCGACGACCGCCCGGTCCACGTGTACGAGCTCGCGCTCGTCGAGACCAGTCTCCCCGAGATCGCGCTCGATCTCACCGTGAGCCGCGGTACGTACGTCCGCACGCTCGCCCACGACCTCGGCCAGGCGCTCGGGTGCGGCGCCCACCTGGTCTCGCTGCGCCGGCTCTCGAGCGGTCCCTTTCGGGTGGAGGACGCCCTCTCGTGCGATCGCGAGTCGGGTCACGGCGAGTCGGACTTTCGACGCCGCGCGCTCCCGCTCCATCGGGCGCTCGGATTCCTGCCACACGTCACGCTCACGGACGAGGAGGCGTCGCGCCTGCGACATGGGCGCGCCCCCTCCCTCACCCGGGATCGCGTGATCGCGCCGGAGCGCTCGTGGCCACTTCCTCCCGGCGAGACGGACTGGCCCCTCGCGCTCACGGACGGTTCCGGCCACGTGGCCGGTCTCGCGCGACCCTGGAACGAGCAGGCCGAGGGCGAGCCGGTACGGCTCCTCCGCGTGCTCGCGGCATCGTGA